A single Bacillus sp. OxB-1 DNA region contains:
- a CDS encoding YetF domain-containing protein, with protein MEDMLKLDFWEMIIRTTLAFIVLLVLARFMGKKQISQLTFFHYVTGITIGSIAADIAGESKMPFLDGMVAMIWWAVLTVLTNFIAFKSKKARILFDDKPTIIIRDGKLLKISLEKTRLHLNDLNMMLREQSIFSIKDVQYAILETNGQLSVMKKSDLEPATKKDVKAPAPQPKYVPTEIISDYQLIPENLKELNLTEEWLTEQLKKQGIGQLDQVFYAEVQSDGTLHVDLGDG; from the coding sequence ATGGAGGATATGTTAAAGCTGGATTTTTGGGAAATGATCATTCGGACGACATTGGCATTTATTGTGTTGCTGGTCCTTGCCCGGTTCATGGGGAAGAAGCAGATATCCCAATTGACCTTTTTCCACTACGTAACCGGGATCACCATCGGGTCGATTGCGGCGGATATCGCGGGAGAATCGAAGATGCCGTTCTTGGATGGGATGGTCGCAATGATTTGGTGGGCAGTCTTGACAGTACTGACAAATTTCATAGCATTCAAATCGAAAAAAGCAAGGATCCTCTTCGATGATAAGCCGACCATCATCATCCGGGACGGGAAGTTGCTGAAAATATCTCTTGAGAAGACGCGCCTTCATCTGAACGATTTGAACATGATGTTAAGGGAACAAAGTATCTTTTCGATAAAGGATGTGCAATATGCTATCCTGGAGACGAATGGTCAGTTAAGTGTCATGAAGAAAAGCGATCTGGAACCTGCAACAAAAAAAGACGTCAAGGCACCGGCGCCACAACCGAAGTATGTTCCAACAGAAATCATTTCCGATTATCAATTGATTCCCGAAAACCTGAAAGAACTGAATTTGACCGAGGAATGGCTGACCGAGCAGTTAAAGAAGCAAGGAATCGGTCAGCTAGACCAAGTTTTTTACGCTGAGGTCCAATCGGATGGAACCCTTCATGTTGATCTGGGAGATGGGTGA
- a CDS encoding RluA family pseudouridine synthase, producing MQRKRSKPGVSGKDAQQYTVEEKMELLSFLLGCMKKSSRNSVKSVLARGQVTVDGKVVTQYNHLLEPGQQVAIISNQAAKSESDLKGVSILYEDDDLLVVNKEAGILTMADRNEREMTAYRQVTDYVLRKNPRNRIFIVHRLDKDTSGVLLFAKSEKVKHILQNAWNERVKERTYIALVEGVVGKNEGTISSWLKESKTFKMFSSPTDNGGQHAVTHYRKIRSNGRFTLLEVQLETGRKNQIRVHMEELGHPIVGDRKYGATGNPLKRLGLHAFAIAIIHPRTGELMRFEAKVPSGITAKSR from the coding sequence ATGCAAAGAAAGCGGAGCAAGCCCGGGGTGTCCGGGAAGGATGCCCAACAATACACCGTGGAGGAAAAGATGGAACTTCTCTCCTTTTTGCTCGGCTGCATGAAAAAGAGCAGCCGCAACTCGGTCAAATCGGTGTTGGCACGTGGGCAGGTGACTGTTGATGGCAAAGTGGTGACCCAATATAATCATTTACTGGAACCGGGGCAGCAGGTTGCGATCATCAGCAATCAGGCTGCGAAAAGCGAGAGTGATTTGAAAGGTGTATCCATCCTCTATGAAGATGATGATCTCCTTGTGGTGAATAAAGAAGCGGGGATTCTGACGATGGCAGATCGGAACGAGAGGGAGATGACCGCTTATCGTCAAGTGACAGACTATGTCCTGCGAAAAAATCCGAGGAATCGGATTTTCATTGTCCATCGGTTGGATAAGGATACATCGGGGGTTCTCCTGTTTGCTAAAAGTGAAAAGGTGAAACATATTTTGCAAAACGCGTGGAATGAACGGGTGAAGGAACGGACATATATCGCGCTCGTGGAAGGCGTCGTCGGGAAAAACGAAGGGACGATTTCGTCATGGCTGAAAGAAAGCAAAACGTTTAAGATGTTTTCCAGTCCGACCGATAATGGGGGACAGCATGCGGTGACGCACTATCGGAAAATCCGTTCCAACGGACGGTTCACGTTGTTGGAAGTTCAATTGGAAACAGGCCGGAAAAATCAGATCCGTGTCCATATGGAAGAGCTCGGCCATCCGATTGTCGGGGATCGAAAATATGGGGCAACAGGAAATCCATTAAAACGTCTCGGTCTGCATGCTTTCGCTATCGCAATCATCCATCCGAGGACGGGAGAATTGATGCGTTTCGAGGCGAAAGTGCCTTCCGGTATCACTGCGAAGTCGAGATGA
- a CDS encoding HAD family hydrolase, producing the protein MRVAIFDFDGTLYSSETFQLLMDHLKHHPIHRSKYKTFFRTILPPYIGYKMKLVPESRMKERSMQIYLDSLKDLSQSEMEHYFAELVDPVRQGLNEEIVSRLRQHIENDIQVMLVSGAYTPFLYAVTRDLHFDEIIGTDIRFTDDQRIDCSTPLFHIQGPRKTEKIKEALIGKTIDWENSFAYGDSLSDLPVLDLVGNPVAVNPESRLKAVAQQRNWEIL; encoded by the coding sequence ATGCGCGTTGCAATCTTCGACTTCGATGGTACCTTATATTCATCCGAGACATTCCAGTTATTAATGGACCATCTTAAGCACCACCCGATCCATCGCTCCAAGTATAAGACCTTTTTCCGGACCATTCTCCCGCCCTACATAGGTTATAAAATGAAACTCGTGCCCGAATCCCGGATGAAGGAACGCTCGATGCAAATTTATCTGGATTCCTTAAAAGATTTGTCACAATCCGAAATGGAACATTATTTTGCGGAACTGGTCGATCCTGTCCGTCAGGGGCTTAACGAAGAGATCGTCTCCAGACTGCGGCAGCATATCGAAAACGATATCCAAGTGATGCTAGTTTCGGGGGCCTACACTCCGTTTCTGTATGCCGTGACGCGGGATTTGCATTTCGATGAAATCATCGGAACAGATATCCGGTTTACAGATGATCAGAGAATCGACTGCAGCACCCCGCTCTTTCACATCCAGGGACCTCGAAAAACGGAAAAGATCAAAGAGGCATTGATCGGAAAAACGATCGACTGGGAAAATAGCTTCGCGTACGGCGATAGTTTGTCAGATTTGCCTGTATTGGACCTGGTCGGAAATCCGGTGGCTGTCAATCCGGAAAGCCGTTTGAAAGCGGTCGCACAACAACGGAATTGGGAAATCTTATGA
- a CDS encoding MBL fold metallo-hydrolase yields MELKKFEDLEQAQLTVSFGSQRLFVSVFFIDGLLIDTGPSKMRAELIPLFEEWKMNEVVLTHHHEDHTGMANWIQRHKQIPIYLHEIGIPACERDMDLPFYRKVFWGERKPFQALPLQQRHRTPNYEWEVIHTPGHADDHVALWNREKGWMFGGDLYVQSSPKSSFAFESIPGIIQSLHKVLTYDFETYICSHAGVIRNGRSVIEKKLDYLTGIQQEVLHMAGQGLTNREIRKQLFPKRHPMHYLSFFENSPMHLVNSILARS; encoded by the coding sequence ATGGAACTGAAAAAATTTGAAGATTTGGAGCAAGCCCAACTGACCGTTTCATTTGGCAGCCAGCGATTATTCGTTTCGGTCTTTTTTATCGATGGGTTGCTGATTGATACGGGGCCTTCCAAGATGAGGGCGGAACTAATTCCGTTATTCGAAGAATGGAAGATGAACGAAGTGGTATTGACCCACCATCATGAAGACCATACCGGGATGGCGAATTGGATTCAGCGGCATAAACAGATTCCTATTTATTTACACGAGATTGGAATACCGGCATGTGAGCGGGACATGGATCTTCCTTTCTACCGGAAAGTGTTTTGGGGTGAACGGAAGCCATTTCAGGCGCTGCCCCTTCAACAGAGGCATCGGACACCAAATTATGAATGGGAGGTCATTCATACTCCGGGCCATGCGGATGATCATGTGGCGTTATGGAATCGAGAAAAGGGATGGATGTTCGGGGGAGATTTGTACGTCCAATCATCTCCAAAAAGCTCATTTGCATTCGAGTCGATTCCAGGCATCATCCAATCATTGCACAAGGTGTTGACGTATGATTTCGAGACTTATATTTGTTCGCATGCCGGTGTGATCCGGAATGGAAGAAGTGTTATTGAAAAAAAGTTGGACTATTTGACCGGAATTCAGCAGGAAGTTCTCCACATGGCGGGGCAAGGGTTGACCAATCGGGAAATCCGCAAACAACTTTTCCCGAAGCGCCATCCCATGCATTATCTTTCCTTTTTCGAAAACTCGCCGATGCACCTCGTCAACTCCATACTGGCAAGATCATAA
- a CDS encoding NAD(P)-dependent malic enzyme yields the protein MTGRYESSLEMHQIHKGKMETVSKVPLENKTDLSLAYSPGVAEPCVEIANDPSLVYEYTIKGNLVAVVTDGTAVLGLGDIGPEAALPVMEGKALLLKRYANIDAFPICLDTKDVDEIVRTVKLMSPTFGAVNLEDISAPRCFEVERRLREELDIPVFHDDQHGTAIVVGAGLLNALKVVNKEIESVRVVVNGAGAAGVAIIKLLLNLGFKDVIICDSKGIIYKGRPNDMNPIKYEIAEITNPRQLSGSLRDAMEGADIFIGVSVANILTKDLIDSMNVDPIVFALANPLPEIAPSLAQEFGVRIIATGRSDYPNQVNNVLAFPGIFRGALDVRATEINESMKLAATHAIADIIDDSDLRDDYIIPDPFDERVVDRVAKAVARAAMDSDVSVTKRLLLNN from the coding sequence ATGACAGGACGATATGAGTCTTCGTTGGAAATGCATCAAATTCATAAGGGAAAAATGGAAACTGTTTCGAAGGTGCCACTGGAAAACAAAACGGACCTAAGTTTGGCGTATTCTCCTGGTGTTGCAGAACCCTGTGTAGAAATCGCGAACGACCCCTCTCTAGTATACGAATATACAATCAAAGGGAATTTAGTGGCCGTTGTAACGGACGGAACGGCCGTATTGGGCCTGGGGGATATCGGACCGGAAGCGGCGCTGCCCGTCATGGAAGGAAAAGCGCTTTTGCTTAAACGGTATGCGAACATCGATGCATTCCCAATCTGTCTGGATACGAAAGATGTCGATGAAATTGTACGCACTGTGAAGTTGATGAGCCCCACATTCGGCGCCGTTAATCTGGAGGACATCTCGGCACCGCGCTGCTTCGAAGTGGAGAGACGGCTTCGAGAGGAGTTGGATATCCCGGTTTTCCATGATGACCAACATGGAACGGCGATTGTCGTAGGCGCTGGTTTATTGAATGCGTTAAAAGTGGTCAATAAAGAAATCGAATCGGTGCGGGTCGTCGTGAACGGCGCTGGCGCAGCAGGAGTCGCAATCATCAAGCTCCTTCTCAATCTCGGATTCAAAGACGTGATCATTTGTGATTCCAAAGGAATTATTTATAAAGGCCGGCCAAATGACATGAACCCGATCAAATATGAAATTGCAGAAATCACCAACCCTCGTCAGTTGTCAGGATCTTTGCGGGATGCAATGGAAGGTGCGGATATCTTTATCGGCGTGTCAGTCGCCAATATTTTGACAAAAGATTTGATTGACAGCATGAACGTGGATCCGATCGTATTTGCCCTCGCGAATCCCCTGCCGGAAATCGCACCGTCTTTAGCGCAGGAATTTGGAGTGCGAATTATCGCCACAGGAAGATCGGATTATCCGAATCAGGTCAACAATGTCCTTGCATTCCCAGGAATTTTCCGCGGTGCGCTCGACGTACGCGCGACGGAAATCAACGAAAGCATGAAATTGGCGGCGACGCACGCTATCGCGGACATCATCGACGATTCTGACCTGAGGGACGATTATATCATCCCGGATCCGTTCGATGAGCGGGTGGTCGACAGAGTGGCCAAGGCAGTCGCACGAGCCGCCATGGATTCGGACGTTTCCGTCACTAAACGTTTGCTCTTGAATAATTAA